One genomic region from Stackebrandtia nassauensis DSM 44728 encodes:
- a CDS encoding LamG domain-containing protein gives MLRFRLRSHARKLLSSLVIVSVAGAGIGLASTPAAAAEPVITSTDFPDGDVISPMVGEVGELTIDSPDDVVSYRVTFSEGGRVEDVEPESPGAPVTVSYMPRMSGRHLVSVSALHADGTGSSSSYAFRVSARGPVSSYDLSEAPGSDTAADSAGSNPGKPGSGVAFGVAGPKEPTAASFDGGANAYISTEASGLVPTDEGFAAAAWVKIDDLGRDQTIVSVDGTEEAGFVLGYRSTSSDSGTWTLQVPGEDGDSAAHTVSGGVVSQTNHDQWVHVAGVYDDHERTMELYLNGRSVGTENRDSSWKADNTIQIGRSLHSGEYGRHLDGSLAEVRLFDRVVFAHETDHLNTIAPHRAAYWQLNANGAEYTGKSPLTLDGGASIYTRTSSSSPRPLMGAGHLKLDGETGFAHTGDTLVDTRLSFSVTTRVRLTDVTPGRDMTVFALPGQNANLVEVKYSAEADAWRLVVAKDDSASAETITVDHGIAPYGSFGQAVSLTFDAFTGELVLWVNGEASQPLAFTTPWATTGIQLGRSGPGSGHLDGAIDDVRVYQGACDADLVSTLANRSEQPNL, from the coding sequence ATCTCCCCGATGGTCGGCGAGGTCGGGGAGCTGACGATCGACAGCCCCGACGACGTCGTCTCGTATCGCGTGACGTTCAGCGAGGGTGGAAGGGTCGAAGACGTTGAACCCGAGTCGCCGGGCGCCCCGGTGACCGTCTCCTACATGCCGAGGATGAGCGGACGGCACCTCGTGTCGGTTTCGGCCCTGCACGCGGACGGCACCGGTTCCTCGAGCAGCTATGCGTTCCGGGTGTCGGCGCGCGGCCCGGTGTCGTCCTACGACCTGTCGGAGGCGCCGGGATCGGACACGGCCGCTGACAGCGCCGGTTCCAATCCGGGCAAGCCCGGTTCCGGTGTCGCGTTCGGGGTCGCGGGTCCGAAAGAGCCGACGGCCGCCAGTTTCGACGGTGGTGCGAACGCGTATATCTCCACTGAGGCTTCGGGACTGGTGCCGACCGACGAGGGTTTCGCCGCCGCCGCATGGGTCAAGATCGACGACCTGGGCCGCGACCAGACGATCGTGTCGGTGGACGGCACCGAGGAGGCGGGATTCGTCCTGGGCTATCGGTCGACGTCGAGCGATTCCGGTACCTGGACGCTCCAGGTTCCCGGCGAGGACGGGGATTCCGCCGCCCACACCGTTTCCGGCGGAGTGGTCAGCCAGACCAACCACGACCAGTGGGTGCACGTGGCCGGAGTCTACGACGACCACGAGCGCACGATGGAGCTGTATCTCAACGGGCGGTCCGTGGGAACTGAGAACCGTGACAGCTCATGGAAAGCCGACAACACCATCCAGATCGGACGTTCGCTGCACTCGGGGGAATACGGTCGCCATCTCGACGGGTCGCTCGCCGAGGTTCGCCTTTTCGACCGGGTCGTGTTCGCACACGAGACCGACCACCTGAACACCATCGCCCCGCACCGCGCTGCCTACTGGCAGCTCAACGCCAATGGTGCCGAGTACACCGGGAAATCCCCGCTGACGCTCGACGGGGGCGCCAGCATCTACACCCGGACTTCGTCGAGCAGCCCTCGTCCGCTGATGGGCGCGGGACACCTGAAACTGGACGGTGAAACCGGATTCGCCCACACCGGCGACACACTGGTCGACACGCGACTGTCGTTCAGCGTGACGACGAGGGTTCGCCTCACGGACGTGACTCCGGGACGCGACATGACCGTGTTCGCCTTGCCGGGACAGAACGCCAATCTCGTCGAAGTCAAGTATTCCGCCGAGGCCGACGCGTGGCGCCTCGTCGTCGCGAAAGACGACAGTGCCTCCGCTGAGACGATCACGGTGGACCACGGGATCGCGCCGTACGGCAGTTTCGGGCAAGCCGTGAGCCTCACCTTTGACGCATTCACCGGCGAACTGGTGTTGTGGGTCAACGGCGAGGCCAGTCAGCCGCTTGCCTTCACCACGCCCTGGGCCACCACCGGGATTCAGCTGGGCCGATCAGGCCCGGGGTCAGGACACCTCGACGGTGCCATCGACGACGTCCGCGTCTACCAGGGCGCCTGCGATGCGGACCTGGTCAGCACCCTGGCGAATCGCAGTGAGCAGCCGAACCTGTGA
- a CDS encoding iron chaperone produces MATAKKSAKQNSADGKYVGFDDAEKAAMKERAAELKKETKRGAKKSKDGEADVLAKIAEMPEEDRVIAEGIHALMKEVAPQLTSKTWYGMPAYAKDGKNVCFFQAASKFKVRYATFGFEVNANLDDGTMWPTSFAVTEWNDANRQRIAALVKQAVG; encoded by the coding sequence ATGGCGACCGCGAAGAAGAGCGCGAAGCAGAACAGCGCCGACGGCAAGTACGTGGGCTTCGACGACGCCGAGAAGGCCGCGATGAAGGAGCGGGCCGCGGAGCTGAAGAAGGAGACCAAGCGCGGGGCGAAGAAGTCGAAGGACGGCGAGGCCGACGTGCTGGCGAAGATCGCCGAGATGCCCGAGGAAGACCGGGTCATCGCCGAGGGGATTCACGCGCTGATGAAGGAAGTCGCGCCCCAGCTGACCTCGAAGACCTGGTACGGGATGCCCGCGTACGCCAAGGACGGGAAGAACGTGTGCTTCTTTCAGGCCGCGTCGAAGTTCAAGGTGCGGTACGCGACGTTCGGGTTCGAGGTGAACGCGAACCTTGATGACGGGACCATGTGGCCGACGAGTTTCGCTGTGACCGAGTGGAACGACGCCAACCGCCAGCGGATCGCCGCGTTGGTGAAACAAGCGGTCGGTTGA
- a CDS encoding VOC family protein gives MSKISTSLWFDTQAEEAVNFYTSLIPNSKIKTVTRYGDENPDRSGQVMTIDFELDGQQYNALNGGPEFTFNEAASILVDCESQEEIDRLWAALSEGGEEGPCGWLKDKYGLSWQINSTLLMDYIVNGEPEAKLRAVQAMYKMSKLDNAVLKAAYEGE, from the coding sequence ATGTCCAAGATCAGTACCTCGCTGTGGTTCGACACCCAGGCCGAGGAAGCCGTCAACTTCTACACGTCCCTGATCCCCAACTCCAAGATCAAGACCGTTACGCGCTACGGGGATGAGAACCCGGACCGCTCCGGGCAGGTGATGACCATCGATTTCGAACTCGATGGGCAGCAGTACAACGCGCTCAACGGTGGACCGGAGTTCACGTTCAACGAGGCCGCGTCCATTCTGGTGGATTGTGAGAGCCAGGAGGAGATCGATCGGTTGTGGGCCGCGCTGAGTGAGGGCGGCGAGGAAGGTCCGTGTGGGTGGTTGAAGGACAAGTACGGGCTGTCCTGGCAGATCAACTCGACGCTGTTGATGGACTACATCGTCAATGGGGAGCCGGAGGCCAAGTTGCGGGCGGTGCAGGCGATGTACAAGATGAGCAAACTGGACAACGCCGTGCTGAAGGCCGCTTATGAGGGTGAGTGA
- the serC gene encoding phosphoserine transaminase: MADIRIPTNLLPADGRFGSGPSKVPAAAITALAQAAPDFLGTSHRQARVRDQVARLRRGLSDFFRLPDGYEVVLGNGGTTAFWEAAVFGLVRETAQVASFGEFGAKFAKAIKTAPFVGDPTVITAEPGTAAYLSQQDGVDVYATPHNETSTGVAIDVKRVPGDGLMLHDATSAAGGLNFDVTETDVYYLAPQKGLASDGGLWIALMSPAALTRVEQIAASGRYIPEFLNLSTAVDNSRKEQTYNTPALATIFLAAEQVDTMNAAGGLDAAAARCADSADRLYTWAEKSPVASPFVTDPNLRSNVVATIDFADSVDAKELAKVLRANGVLDTEPYRKLGRNQLRIAMYPAIDPDDISALTACVDHVIDRL, encoded by the coding sequence GTGGCTGACATCCGCATTCCCACCAACCTGCTTCCCGCCGACGGCCGTTTCGGCTCCGGCCCCAGCAAGGTTCCCGCCGCCGCGATCACCGCGCTGGCGCAGGCCGCCCCGGACTTCCTGGGCACCTCGCACCGCCAGGCCCGGGTCCGCGACCAGGTCGCCCGACTCCGCCGTGGCCTCAGCGACTTCTTCCGCCTGCCGGACGGCTACGAGGTCGTCCTCGGCAACGGCGGCACCACCGCGTTTTGGGAAGCGGCCGTGTTCGGTCTGGTCCGCGAGACCGCCCAGGTCGCCAGCTTCGGCGAGTTCGGCGCCAAGTTCGCCAAGGCCATCAAGACCGCGCCCTTCGTCGGCGACCCGACGGTCATCACCGCCGAACCCGGCACGGCGGCCTACCTGTCGCAACAGGACGGTGTCGACGTCTACGCCACCCCCCACAACGAGACCTCCACCGGCGTCGCCATCGACGTCAAACGGGTACCCGGCGACGGCCTCATGCTCCACGACGCGACCTCGGCCGCCGGTGGCCTCAACTTCGACGTCACCGAAACCGACGTCTACTACCTCGCCCCCCAAAAGGGTCTGGCCTCCGACGGTGGACTGTGGATCGCCCTCATGTCCCCCGCCGCCCTGACCCGGGTCGAGCAGATCGCCGCGTCCGGCCGCTACATCCCCGAGTTCCTCAACCTGTCCACAGCGGTGGACAACTCCCGCAAGGAACAGACCTACAACACCCCGGCACTGGCGACGATCTTCCTCGCCGCCGAACAGGTCGACACGATGAACGCCGCCGGTGGCCTCGACGCGGCCGCCGCCCGCTGCGCCGACAGCGCCGACCGGCTCTACACCTGGGCGGAGAAGTCCCCTGTGGCCTCCCCGTTCGTCACCGACCCGAACCTGCGCTCCAACGTGGTCGCCACGATCGACTTCGCCGACTCCGTCGACGCCAAGGAACTCGCCAAGGTGTTGCGCGCCAACGGCGTCCTCGACACCGAGCCCTACCGCAAACTCGGCCGCAATCAGCTCCGCATCGCGATGTACCCGGCCATCGACCCGGACGACATCTCGGCGCTGACGGCCTGCGTCGACCACGTCATCGACCGCCTGTAA
- a CDS encoding alpha/beta hydrolase has translation MAAISVPPLGEKPLLVKSWWEALGNGERLGLLADRPERIGGMDGIPVEVRDRANRADLTAILEAIEVWGKKAEQLPFGQLASEVGERMARILQKRASRQSLRILSDWIERPSPVDGLAYFLIDFDVSGDGKAVVALGNPDISDNVAVFVPGAFAAVDEALDDYARMDAMAGDAASRDGGKKTAVVRWLGYDAPDSIVPDAASPRFAENAAVSLDRFIAGLRVTRDGPRTRITMVGHSYGSTVIGIADRERRLSVDGMVFVGAPGVGVVQADKLSVGAEKVWATVAPGDLIIKTPPGLLGIPPCKPGFGAKIFTCADTGRQPWFLSMFGIPRDAIKAHNGYWNPGNVARDNIAAIVLGHRDKVKLKKSQ, from the coding sequence ATGGCGGCTATATCCGTACCGCCGCTCGGCGAGAAACCGCTGTTGGTGAAGTCGTGGTGGGAGGCACTGGGGAACGGGGAACGGCTGGGTCTGCTGGCAGATCGGCCGGAACGGATCGGGGGAATGGACGGTATTCCGGTCGAAGTCCGCGACCGGGCCAACCGCGCCGATCTGACCGCGATACTCGAGGCGATCGAAGTCTGGGGGAAGAAGGCCGAACAGCTGCCGTTCGGGCAACTGGCGTCCGAAGTGGGGGAACGTATGGCGCGGATCCTCCAGAAGCGGGCGTCCCGGCAGAGTCTGCGGATCCTCAGCGACTGGATCGAGCGGCCGTCGCCTGTGGATGGTCTGGCGTACTTCCTCATTGACTTCGATGTGAGCGGTGACGGCAAAGCCGTTGTCGCCCTGGGCAATCCCGACATATCCGATAACGTCGCCGTGTTCGTGCCCGGGGCGTTCGCCGCCGTCGACGAGGCTCTGGACGACTACGCCCGCATGGACGCGATGGCCGGAGACGCCGCAAGCCGCGACGGCGGGAAGAAGACCGCGGTGGTGCGCTGGCTGGGCTACGACGCCCCCGACAGCATCGTTCCCGACGCGGCCAGCCCCCGGTTCGCCGAGAACGCGGCGGTCAGCCTCGACCGCTTCATCGCTGGGCTGCGGGTGACCCGTGACGGCCCCCGCACCCGGATCACGATGGTCGGGCACTCGTACGGCTCCACCGTGATCGGTATCGCCGACCGGGAGCGGCGGTTGTCGGTGGACGGCATGGTGTTCGTCGGCGCCCCCGGTGTCGGGGTGGTGCAGGCGGACAAGCTCAGCGTCGGCGCCGAGAAGGTGTGGGCGACGGTGGCGCCCGGCGACCTCATCATCAAGACGCCGCCGGGCCTGTTGGGCATCCCGCCGTGCAAACCCGGGTTCGGCGCGAAGATCTTCACCTGCGCCGACACCGGACGGCAGCCGTGGTTCCTGTCCATGTTCGGGATCCCGCGCGACGCCATCAAGGCCCACAACGGGTACTGGAACCCCGGCAACGTGGCCCGCGACAACATCGCCGCGATCGTCCTGGGGCACCGGGACAAGGTGAAGCTGAAGAAGAGCCAGTGA
- the alr gene encoding alanine racemase, protein MSFQAEAVVDLGTIAANVEALAGRTSAAVMPALKANGYGHGLVPAARACLDGGASRLGVATLDEAMELRNSGVAAPILAWLVAPGLDLAAAVDADIELAVASREQLSAVADAGARHPARIHLKADTGMGRGGAPRAEWQTLVDLAAKAQADGRIEIVGAFSHLACADEPGNPLTQSQDDNFRDFLDLLWAADVQPQWQHLANSAGLLAHPDTHYNLVRPGIAVYGYPPVATEAPLRPAMTLRARVVLVKTLPAGHGIGYGHTYVTKRPTRVAIVPLGYADGIPRSTSNRAEVLVGGRRCPIRGRVSMDQVVVEVDEGDVRAGDVVEFFGDGDITAEDWATWHDTISYEILTSIGPRIPRRYVGKNT, encoded by the coding sequence ATGTCTTTTCAGGCCGAGGCGGTGGTCGACCTGGGCACCATCGCCGCCAACGTGGAGGCGCTCGCCGGGCGCACCAGCGCCGCCGTGATGCCCGCGCTCAAGGCCAACGGTTACGGGCACGGGCTGGTACCCGCCGCGCGAGCCTGCCTGGACGGCGGCGCGTCCCGGCTCGGGGTGGCGACGCTCGACGAGGCGATGGAGTTGCGGAACAGCGGCGTGGCCGCGCCGATCCTGGCCTGGCTGGTGGCTCCCGGTCTGGACCTGGCCGCCGCCGTGGACGCCGACATCGAGCTGGCCGTGGCCAGCCGGGAACAGCTCAGCGCCGTCGCCGACGCCGGGGCGCGGCATCCGGCGCGCATTCACCTCAAGGCCGACACCGGGATGGGACGCGGCGGGGCCCCGCGGGCCGAATGGCAGACCCTCGTCGACCTGGCCGCCAAGGCCCAGGCCGACGGCCGGATCGAGATCGTCGGCGCCTTCAGTCACCTGGCCTGCGCCGACGAGCCCGGCAACCCGCTGACTCAATCCCAGGACGACAACTTCCGCGACTTCCTCGATCTACTGTGGGCCGCCGACGTCCAGCCGCAGTGGCAGCACCTGGCCAACTCGGCCGGACTGCTGGCCCACCCCGACACGCACTACAACCTGGTGCGGCCCGGCATCGCCGTCTACGGGTACCCGCCGGTCGCCACCGAGGCGCCGCTGCGGCCCGCGATGACGCTGCGGGCCCGCGTCGTGCTGGTCAAGACGCTGCCCGCCGGGCACGGCATCGGTTACGGCCACACGTATGTCACCAAGCGCCCCACCCGGGTGGCGATCGTGCCGCTGGGCTACGCCGACGGCATCCCCCGCTCCACGTCCAACAGGGCCGAAGTGCTCGTCGGCGGACGGCGGTGCCCGATCCGGGGCCGGGTGTCCATGGACCAGGTCGTGGTCGAAGTGGACGAAGGCGACGTGCGCGCCGGCGACGTCGTCGAGTTCTTCGGCGACGGCGACATCACCGCCGAGGACTGGGCGACCTGGCACGACACCATCTCCTACGAGATCCTCACCTCGATCGGCCCCCGCATACCCCGCCGCTACGTAGGGAAGAACACATGA
- a CDS encoding alpha/beta fold hydrolase, producing MSPKEIVGNKKTSRAGIIGAVAGLAAAGIAAGVATERYLIKRARSDPNDPYAEEPFANLHADDIRTITTADGIDVHVETVDSRGVGEAEATAVFVHGFCLDMGTFHFQRRALTESTMPLRAVYYDQPGHGQSGELPLPEYDIESLAEALYAVLAKAVPTGPVFLVGHSMGGMTILAFARRYPELFASRVRGVALLSTTAGGLDKVSFGAPKALARARKVFLPALSKAIALTPGVIDGARRVASDLAWRLTRRYGFATRKPSPSLVSYVEKMNTATPIKTVIGFSKALLEHDEHDVLPQLASIPVFISCGDSDQFTPPEHSVALAEALPHAKLNIVPEAGHVALLEKPELVTDPLFAHLSECLDALERDRQPAEPVKRRKPWLRKKKRTGD from the coding sequence ATGAGCCCCAAGGAGATCGTGGGCAACAAGAAGACCAGCCGCGCCGGAATCATCGGCGCGGTAGCCGGTTTGGCCGCGGCGGGGATAGCAGCCGGGGTGGCCACCGAGCGTTACCTGATCAAACGGGCCCGCAGCGACCCGAATGATCCCTATGCCGAGGAGCCGTTCGCGAACTTGCACGCCGACGACATTCGCACCATCACCACCGCGGACGGCATCGACGTCCACGTCGAGACCGTGGACAGCCGCGGCGTCGGCGAGGCCGAGGCCACCGCGGTGTTCGTCCACGGTTTCTGCCTGGACATGGGAACCTTCCACTTCCAACGCCGCGCCCTCACCGAGTCCACAATGCCACTGCGGGCCGTCTACTATGACCAACCCGGCCACGGCCAGTCCGGCGAACTGCCGCTGCCGGAGTACGACATCGAATCGTTGGCCGAAGCCCTGTACGCGGTGCTCGCCAAAGCGGTACCGACCGGCCCGGTGTTCCTGGTCGGACATTCCATGGGCGGCATGACGATCCTGGCGTTCGCGCGCCGCTACCCGGAACTGTTCGCCTCCCGGGTGCGGGGCGTCGCACTGCTGTCCACAACGGCCGGAGGACTGGACAAGGTGTCCTTCGGTGCCCCCAAGGCGCTGGCCCGGGCCCGCAAGGTCTTCCTGCCCGCGCTGTCGAAGGCGATCGCACTGACCCCCGGCGTCATCGACGGCGCCCGCAGGGTAGCCAGCGACCTGGCCTGGCGACTGACCCGCCGCTACGGCTTCGCGACCCGCAAACCCTCACCGTCCCTGGTGTCCTATGTCGAGAAGATGAACACCGCCACCCCCATCAAGACCGTCATCGGCTTCAGCAAAGCACTCCTGGAACACGACGAACACGACGTGCTGCCGCAACTCGCCTCGATCCCGGTGTTCATCAGCTGCGGCGACTCCGACCAGTTCACCCCGCCGGAACACTCGGTCGCGCTGGCCGAAGCGCTGCCACACGCGAAACTCAACATCGTCCCGGAAGCCGGACACGTCGCGCTGCTGGAGAAGCCCGAACTGGTCACCGACCCGCTGTTCGCCCACCTGAGCGAGTGCCTGGACGCCCTGGAACGCGACCGCCAACCAGCAGAACCTGTCAAACGCCGCAAACCCTGGCTGCGCAAGAAGAAGAGAACGGGGGACTAA
- the tsaE gene encoding tRNA (adenosine(37)-N6)-threonylcarbamoyltransferase complex ATPase subunit type 1 TsaE — translation MLLETVEDTWAFGARLAALLRPGDLLILTGSLGAGKTALTQGIGEGLKVEGTVASPTFVIARIHKGSTPLVHVDAYRLGGLDELDDLDLDATVEDSVTVVEWGAGVAEQLSSDHLEIRIDRRPDDVRELTLHPTGGDWAERLRALALSPVSARLSLASVVRGYRQKWGGGRRPRGLNC, via the coding sequence GTGCTTCTGGAAACCGTCGAGGACACCTGGGCGTTCGGCGCCCGGCTCGCCGCCCTGCTGCGACCCGGTGACCTCCTGATCCTCACCGGCTCCCTGGGCGCGGGCAAGACCGCGCTGACCCAGGGCATCGGCGAGGGCCTGAAGGTCGAGGGCACGGTGGCCAGCCCCACCTTCGTCATCGCGCGCATCCACAAAGGATCAACCCCGTTGGTCCACGTGGACGCGTATCGACTGGGCGGTCTGGACGAGCTGGACGACCTCGACCTGGACGCCACCGTCGAGGACTCGGTAACCGTCGTGGAGTGGGGTGCGGGCGTGGCCGAACAGCTCAGCTCCGACCACCTCGAGATCCGCATCGACCGGCGCCCCGACGACGTCCGCGAACTGACCCTCCATCCCACCGGCGGTGACTGGGCCGAACGCCTGCGAGCGCTGGCGTTAAGCCCTGTCTCAGCGCGATTAAGCCTGGCCTCAGTCGTCCGGGGCTACCGTCAGAAGTGGGGAGGAGGCAGGAGGCCCCGGGGCCTAAACTGTTGA
- the tsaB gene encoding tRNA (adenosine(37)-N6)-threonylcarbamoyltransferase complex dimerization subunit type 1 TsaB, whose amino-acid sequence MLILVVDTSTPAVTAAIAEFDGTTMSMPEGSVVVNPRAHGEQLAPLIQGELAARGAVPGDVGAVVAGLGPGPFTGLRAGLVTAAAMAHALDVPVYGVCSLDGIGAMTSGRVFVATDARRKEVYWAVYEDGVRVEGPEVAAPETLVERAKAADGAYGDGVHRYADVLGVAPAGAPRYPHPGRLAWVARERIVAKEPSESLTPLYLRRPNVNIGGVQQRA is encoded by the coding sequence GTGCTGATTCTTGTCGTGGACACCTCCACTCCGGCCGTGACGGCCGCGATCGCCGAGTTCGACGGCACCACCATGTCGATGCCCGAGGGCAGCGTTGTGGTGAACCCTCGGGCTCATGGGGAGCAGCTGGCGCCGCTGATACAGGGCGAGCTGGCCGCGCGCGGGGCTGTGCCCGGTGATGTGGGGGCCGTGGTGGCGGGGCTGGGGCCGGGGCCGTTCACCGGTTTGCGGGCCGGGCTGGTTACCGCCGCTGCGATGGCGCACGCGCTCGATGTTCCCGTGTACGGGGTTTGCTCGTTGGACGGGATCGGGGCTATGACGAGTGGGCGGGTGTTCGTCGCTACCGATGCTCGTCGTAAAGAGGTGTACTGGGCCGTTTATGAGGACGGTGTGCGCGTTGAGGGGCCCGAGGTGGCGGCCCCGGAGACGTTGGTGGAGCGGGCCAAGGCCGCGGATGGGGCTTATGGGGATGGGGTGCATCGTTATGCCGACGTGCTGGGCGTCGCTCCGGCCGGGGCGCCGCGTTATCCGCATCCCGGGCGGTTGGCCTGGGTGGCTCGGGAGCGGATCGTCGCCAAGGAGCCGTCCGAGAGCTTGACGCCGCTGTATTTGCGACGTCCCAACGTGAACATCGGCGGAGTCCAGCAGCGTGCCTGA
- the rimI gene encoding ribosomal protein S18-alanine N-acetyltransferase has product MPDWDIAPLRWWHIEQLLPIEDELFGAEAWNAAMFWSELAAGHYYRVVLDDERVLGYAGLALSGDDGWVNNIAVRKAAQRRGVARALLNDLIGRAEGQGVRRLALEVAVDNAAAQRLYDAFGFEGVAIRKGYYQPSNTDAVVMMKELRQ; this is encoded by the coding sequence GTGCCTGACTGGGACATCGCGCCGCTGCGCTGGTGGCACATCGAACAGCTGTTGCCGATCGAGGACGAGCTGTTCGGTGCCGAGGCGTGGAACGCGGCGATGTTCTGGTCCGAGCTGGCTGCCGGGCACTATTACCGGGTGGTGTTGGACGACGAGCGGGTGCTCGGGTATGCCGGGCTGGCGTTGTCGGGGGACGACGGCTGGGTGAACAACATCGCGGTGCGCAAGGCGGCCCAGCGGCGCGGTGTGGCCCGCGCGCTGTTGAACGACCTGATCGGGCGGGCCGAGGGACAGGGCGTGCGGCGGCTGGCCTTGGAGGTCGCCGTGGACAACGCGGCCGCGCAGCGGTTGTACGACGCCTTCGGTTTCGAGGGGGTCGCGATCCGCAAGGGCTACTACCAACCGAGCAACACCGACGCGGTGGTGATGATGAAGGAGCTGAGGCAATGA
- the tsaD gene encoding tRNA (adenosine(37)-N6)-threonylcarbamoyltransferase complex transferase subunit TsaD, protein MREPLILGIESSCDETGVGIVRGLELLANEVASSVEQHARFGGVIPEVASRAHLEAMVPTMRRALDVAGVKLSDVDAIAVTAGPGLSGALLVGLAAAKAYALAAGKPLYGVNHLDAHIAVDTLENGPLPKPSLGLLVSGGHTELLYVEDLAGKVRLLGQTLDDAAGEAYDKVGRILGMPYPAGPHIDAAARLGDPTAIDFPRGLTGPRDLAKHRYDFSFSGLKTAVARWIEARQREGAEIPVNDVAASFQEAVCDVLTAKAIDAAREHGIDTLLLGGGVAANSRLRELAQERCDAAGLTLRFPSRKLCTDNGAMVAALGSHLVAAGVTESRMDIPADSSLAVETVSLANA, encoded by the coding sequence ATGAGGGAACCGCTGATACTGGGCATCGAGTCGTCGTGCGACGAGACCGGCGTCGGGATCGTGCGGGGACTGGAGCTGCTGGCCAACGAGGTCGCCTCCAGCGTCGAGCAGCACGCCAGGTTCGGGGGCGTCATCCCCGAGGTGGCTTCGCGCGCGCACCTGGAGGCGATGGTGCCGACGATGCGTCGGGCCCTGGACGTCGCCGGGGTGAAGCTGTCGGACGTCGACGCCATCGCGGTGACGGCGGGGCCGGGCCTGTCGGGTGCGCTGTTGGTGGGGTTGGCCGCCGCGAAGGCGTACGCGCTGGCGGCGGGCAAGCCGCTGTACGGCGTGAACCACCTGGACGCGCACATCGCCGTGGACACGCTGGAGAACGGGCCGCTGCCCAAGCCGTCGCTGGGGTTGTTGGTGTCGGGCGGGCACACCGAGCTGTTGTACGTGGAGGACCTGGCCGGGAAGGTGCGGTTGCTGGGCCAGACCCTCGACGACGCCGCTGGCGAGGCCTACGACAAGGTGGGCCGGATTCTGGGCATGCCGTACCCGGCCGGGCCGCACATCGACGCGGCCGCTCGCCTGGGGGATCCGACGGCGATCGACTTCCCGCGCGGGCTGACCGGGCCCCGCGATCTGGCCAAGCATCGCTATGACTTCTCGTTCTCGGGCCTGAAGACGGCCGTGGCCCGCTGGATCGAGGCCCGGCAGCGTGAGGGCGCCGAGATCCCCGTCAACGATGTCGCGGCGTCGTTCCAGGAGGCGGTGTGCGATGTGTTGACCGCCAAGGCCATCGACGCGGCGCGCGAGCACGGCATCGACACGCTGTTGCTGGGCGGCGGGGTCGCGGCGAACTCGCGGTTGCGCGAGCTGGCCCAGGAGCGGTGTGATGCCGCCGGGCTGACGCTGCGGTTCCCGAGCCGCAAGTTGTGCACCGACAACGGCGCGATGGTCGCGGCACTGGGCAGTCACCTGGTCGCGGCCGGAGTGACCGAGTCCCGTATGGACATACCGGCCGACTCCTCGCTCGCCGTCGAGACCGTCAGCCTCGCCAACGCCTGA
- a CDS encoding YciI family protein: protein MYIVELSFDGSPERLELRPAHREKLAALHAKGTCPMAGPFPDQSGAALIFDVDSEAEVDAILDDDPYYRAKGVTVVRKQPWNPLPL from the coding sequence ATGTACATAGTGGAGTTGTCCTTCGACGGCAGCCCGGAGCGGCTCGAACTGCGTCCGGCACACCGCGAGAAGCTGGCCGCCCTGCACGCCAAGGGCACCTGCCCGATGGCGGGCCCGTTCCCCGACCAGTCCGGGGCGGCGCTGATCTTCGACGTCGACAGCGAAGCCGAGGTTGACGCGATCCTGGACGACGACCCGTACTACCGCGCGAAGGGTGTCACCGTGGTGCGCAAGCAGCCCTGGAACCCGTTGCCGCTCTAG